The following proteins come from a genomic window of Leptospira neocaledonica:
- a CDS encoding histidine phosphatase family protein, translating to MKKEEYQLFLIRHGETEWNLERRLQGQTDTSLSKYGKEQVLKLADKLKDTGIKLILSSDLKRAKETSEQISRSLGVETIYHPGLREIHLGEAQGILESELSSIFGEDSYSAWKSSDRIHDQFRFPGGESKSEAESRIIETILNLLKMYDKKNIAICSHGFVLSRFYRHFSLNELSPSKLENCEVAELFLSLEIQEKNLHAIKIN from the coding sequence ATGAAGAAGGAAGAATATCAACTTTTTCTAATTCGACACGGTGAAACAGAATGGAATTTGGAAAGAAGGTTACAAGGACAGACCGACACTTCTCTTTCAAAATATGGAAAAGAACAAGTGCTCAAGTTAGCTGACAAACTAAAAGATACTGGAATAAAACTTATCCTTAGCAGTGACTTAAAAAGGGCGAAGGAAACTTCAGAACAGATATCTCGAAGTTTAGGAGTAGAGACTATATATCATCCCGGACTAAGAGAAATTCATTTAGGGGAAGCGCAGGGGATCTTAGAATCGGAACTTTCTAGTATATTCGGAGAAGATTCCTATTCCGCCTGGAAAAGTTCGGATCGGATCCACGATCAATTCCGATTTCCTGGAGGAGAAAGTAAGTCGGAAGCGGAATCAAGGATCATTGAAACTATATTAAATTTATTGAAAATGTATGACAAAAAGAATATTGCAATTTGCAGTCATGGATTTGTTCTTTCCAGATTTTATAGGCACTTTTCTTTAAATGAACTTTCCCCTTCTAAACTTGAAAACTGCGAAGTGGCTGAATTATTTCTGTCATTGGAGATTCAGGAAAAAAATTTACACGCTATTAAAATAAATTAG
- the cbiB gene encoding adenosylcobinamide-phosphate synthase CbiB encodes MNSIWILPASLLLDLGFGDPQGFPHPVRFIGKFARYMEKFTRKFIFSERFAGIITAFSVYSLSFILPWVIIKFSRYIHPFLGELASVFIIYTSIALKDLLDHSKDVYSALRENNLEKARLMVGKIVGRDTANLEEPEIVRAGLESVGESLVDGITAPLFFAALGGPCLAMLYRSINTLDSLFGYKNSAYLKFGWASAKIDDLANYIPARLTAPILCLSSAILGFYPLRSFKILIRDGKKHPSPNSGLCEAALAGALKIQLGGRNYYSGIPSEKPKLGDPDRKLTPNLILDANKIIFLTSIVSSVLFLGLGQATRLVSGAFF; translated from the coding sequence ATGAATTCAATTTGGATTCTTCCAGCTTCCCTACTTCTGGACTTGGGTTTCGGAGATCCGCAAGGTTTTCCTCATCCGGTTAGATTCATCGGAAAATTTGCAAGATACATGGAGAAGTTCACAAGGAAATTCATTTTTTCGGAAAGGTTTGCCGGTATCATCACTGCATTTTCAGTATATTCTCTTTCTTTTATATTACCTTGGGTAATTATAAAATTCTCCCGCTACATTCATCCATTTTTAGGAGAATTGGCATCTGTATTTATTATCTATACCAGCATAGCCTTAAAGGACTTATTAGATCATAGCAAAGACGTATATTCTGCACTTCGCGAAAATAATCTTGAAAAAGCCAGATTAATGGTTGGGAAAATTGTAGGAAGGGACACTGCGAACTTAGAAGAGCCGGAGATCGTCAGAGCAGGCTTAGAAAGTGTGGGGGAAAGCCTAGTGGATGGAATTACCGCCCCGCTCTTTTTTGCAGCCTTGGGAGGACCATGTCTTGCCATGCTTTATCGTTCTATCAATACTTTAGATTCGCTATTTGGTTATAAGAATAGTGCATATCTCAAATTCGGTTGGGCTTCTGCAAAAATAGATGATCTAGCAAATTATATTCCTGCGAGATTGACTGCTCCTATACTTTGTTTATCTTCTGCAATATTAGGTTTTTATCCATTAAGGTCTTTTAAAATACTGATCCGGGACGGAAAAAAACATCCGAGTCCTAACTCAGGACTTTGTGAGGCTGCTTTAGCGGGTGCCTTAAAAATCCAGTTGGGAGGAAGGAACTATTATTCTGGAATACCAAGTGAGAAGCCAAAATTGGGAGATCCGGATCGAAAATTAACTCCAAATTTGATCTTAGATGCAAATAAAATTATATTCTTAACTTCTATCGTTTCCTCCGTTCTATTTTTAGGTTTGGGGCAGGCAACTCGTCTGGTGTCTGGGGCCTTCTTCTAA
- a CDS encoding TonB-dependent receptor encodes MKQNNLRIAAIGISLSYIMCAIFFPILSQDEETKPTNGKERTEAEKLELKRKISEYKPDAIVIRDRRSNLIGIASSASEGVVGSDQIKTRPIMRQGEVAELIPGVIVTQHSGGGKANQFFLRGFNLDHGTDLASNVDGMPVNNVSHAHGQGYTDLNFLIPELVEQMQYKKGVYYADQGDFASAGAFNISYYKSLTKGIANVEGGTLGYARTLIAKSHKVGPGNLLYAFEASHNDGPWVISDNFRRVNGVTSYSVGDKQKGFSISLMGYRGSWHSTGQAPKRALRMGDSWLDPDSGLSRFESVDHNDGGWSNRASVNFEAHRLEKGYEAKTQFYGIYYDLRLFANFTYYLDDHERGDQHEQVDRRTIAGSKSSYKDISEFWGIRMENTIGLQIRRDFIQNGLFHTEKRARLETVREDGIVQLSSGIYYENKIQWSKKFRTVFGVRGDYYKFNVDDWGSREKSERTASIYSPKGSIIIGPWFKTEFYISGGYGFHSNDARGVVQKTDPADPLVQTRGGEVGLRTEPVHGWQSTFSVWQLDMNSELLFTGDNGTTEASRPSTRRGFEWANYYSYNSWLMIDADFATSKSRFRDDDPSGNYIPGSIRHTLASGITLRNPDGFFGSLRVRYFGNRSLIEDNTVRSPATTTVNFQFGRNFGEDLSVVFEVFNLLNTHVSDIDYYYASRLKNEPVGPNEGGYNDIHTHPAQPRSIRLSIRSSF; translated from the coding sequence ATGAAACAAAACAATCTTCGGATTGCCGCTATAGGCATATCCTTATCGTACATTATGTGTGCGATATTCTTCCCTATCCTTTCTCAGGACGAAGAGACAAAGCCGACTAACGGAAAAGAAAGAACTGAAGCTGAAAAATTAGAGCTTAAAAGAAAAATCTCGGAATACAAACCCGATGCGATTGTGATCAGGGATAGAAGATCTAACTTAATCGGTATCGCTTCTTCTGCAAGTGAAGGTGTGGTAGGCTCCGATCAGATCAAAACAAGACCGATTATGAGGCAAGGTGAAGTCGCAGAGTTAATCCCCGGTGTGATCGTAACCCAACATAGTGGCGGAGGAAAGGCAAACCAGTTCTTTCTAAGAGGTTTTAACTTGGATCATGGAACAGATCTCGCTTCTAACGTAGACGGAATGCCTGTCAATAACGTTAGTCACGCACATGGACAAGGTTATACGGATCTAAACTTTCTTATACCCGAACTTGTTGAACAAATGCAATACAAAAAAGGTGTCTATTACGCAGACCAAGGAGATTTTGCGTCCGCTGGAGCATTTAATATTTCGTATTATAAAAGTTTAACAAAGGGAATTGCTAATGTGGAAGGAGGAACCTTGGGTTATGCGAGGACTCTGATCGCAAAGTCCCATAAAGTAGGTCCTGGAAATCTTTTATATGCATTCGAAGCTTCTCATAATGATGGCCCTTGGGTAATTTCCGATAACTTCAGAAGAGTGAACGGAGTCACAAGTTACTCTGTAGGAGATAAACAAAAAGGGTTCAGTATCAGTCTTATGGGTTATAGAGGAAGTTGGCATTCTACTGGCCAAGCACCCAAAAGAGCTCTTAGGATGGGCGATTCCTGGCTGGATCCTGATTCAGGGCTGAGTAGATTCGAAAGTGTAGATCATAACGATGGAGGATGGTCGAATCGTGCCAGCGTCAATTTCGAAGCCCATCGTTTGGAAAAAGGATACGAAGCAAAAACACAGTTTTACGGAATATATTACGATTTACGATTATTTGCCAACTTCACTTATTATTTGGACGATCACGAAAGAGGAGACCAGCACGAACAAGTAGATCGAAGAACGATTGCCGGTAGTAAATCTAGCTATAAGGATATCAGCGAATTCTGGGGGATCCGTATGGAGAATACGATCGGACTTCAGATCAGAAGAGATTTTATCCAAAACGGTCTTTTTCACACTGAAAAAAGAGCAAGATTAGAAACTGTACGAGAGGACGGGATCGTACAGCTTAGTTCCGGAATATATTATGAAAATAAGATACAATGGTCCAAAAAATTCAGAACAGTATTCGGAGTAAGAGGCGATTATTATAAATTTAACGTAGACGACTGGGGAAGCAGGGAAAAATCAGAAAGAACTGCAAGTATCTATAGCCCCAAAGGAAGTATCATCATAGGCCCCTGGTTCAAGACGGAGTTTTATATAAGTGGAGGATATGGATTCCATAGTAACGATGCAAGAGGCGTGGTCCAAAAGACGGATCCGGCAGATCCATTAGTCCAAACAAGAGGTGGAGAAGTAGGACTCAGAACTGAACCGGTCCACGGTTGGCAATCCACATTCTCCGTTTGGCAATTGGATATGAATTCTGAACTATTGTTTACTGGAGATAATGGAACTACCGAAGCAAGTAGACCAAGTACAAGAAGAGGATTCGAATGGGCGAATTATTATTCTTACAACTCTTGGCTTATGATAGATGCGGACTTCGCCACTTCTAAGTCCAGGTTCAGAGATGATGACCCTTCCGGTAATTATATTCCAGGATCCATACGCCATACATTAGCGTCCGGAATCACTTTAAGAAATCCTGATGGTTTTTTCGGATCACTTAGGGTGAGATACTTCGGGAATCGTTCCCTGATCGAGGATAATACTGTCCGTTCTCCCGCGACGACTACCGTGAATTTCCAATTCGGAAGGAACTTCGGAGAAGATTTAAGTGTCGTCTTTGAAGTATTCAATTTATTGAATACACATGTAAGTGATATAGATTATTATTATGCGTCCAGATTAAAGAATGAACCTGTCGGCCCGAATGAAGGTGGATACAATGATATACATACTCACCCTGCCCAGCCTAGATCGATACGACTTTCAATAAGGTCGTCTTTTTAA